A single window of uncultured Methanospirillum sp. DNA harbors:
- a CDS encoding methyl-accepting chemotaxis protein: MSNPELINPGDCKKILDVLPQAILIIQNEVYVFCNHSALTLFHASNTNGIIGKKHEILISSKQPDGRSVEYLTGVVFPRVFTGDPETITWTYTDLEGYSFPAEAIISRITWGESPGILISITPPQAEKTGVNSYELSITDLSKSLQAVSSGDLTLLASIRDGDPLSQIKNDYNNTIIYLRDVIDKIRQKSVVLEKMVTEISSATDQVVGVSQKVTETAQSTELKIGKQRENVSNIESKISDLSASIQEIAGSIQEVKSLTGDVHSIGQEAIQLGNNTSKKMQMIGSISKEAVDQITELTERATEIAKFSRLIGDIASQTNLLALNAAIEAARAGEHGRGFAVVAGEVKSLALESREATGKIGEVIEGIVRSTEKTAASITSAHQETVSEIENVNNTIASLNGIVLTIEMTVTSISDISKATDSQAEDTTMVNQDIQDLSRLINDDEKEMDELSDLAEKSSTSAEEMASGATEILSLVKDLQVMISHFKI, encoded by the coding sequence ATGTCTAATCCTGAATTAATTAATCCTGGAGACTGTAAGAAAATTCTTGATGTGCTCCCTCAGGCAATTCTGATTATCCAGAACGAAGTGTACGTATTTTGTAATCATTCTGCTCTAACTCTATTTCACGCCAGTAATACTAACGGTATCATCGGAAAGAAGCATGAGATCCTGATATCTTCAAAACAACCTGATGGAAGATCAGTTGAGTATCTGACTGGAGTTGTCTTCCCCAGGGTATTTACAGGTGATCCTGAAACTATTACATGGACATATACTGACCTTGAAGGATATTCCTTTCCAGCAGAAGCAATTATTTCCCGAATCACCTGGGGAGAGTCTCCCGGAATTCTGATAAGTATCACTCCACCACAGGCCGAAAAAACGGGGGTGAATTCATATGAGTTGAGCATTACTGACCTTTCCAAGAGTCTGCAGGCGGTATCTTCTGGTGATCTAACCCTCTTGGCATCAATTAGAGACGGAGATCCCCTCTCCCAGATAAAGAATGATTACAATAATACTATCATCTATCTGCGTGATGTAATTGATAAAATCAGACAAAAATCTGTGGTTCTTGAGAAGATGGTTACTGAGATCTCATCAGCCACTGATCAGGTTGTCGGAGTAAGCCAGAAGGTAACTGAAACTGCTCAGTCGACAGAACTGAAAATTGGTAAACAACGGGAAAATGTAAGCAATATTGAATCCAAAATCAGTGACCTTTCAGCATCTATTCAGGAGATTGCCGGGAGCATCCAGGAGGTAAAGAGCCTGACCGGTGATGTGCATTCTATCGGTCAGGAAGCTATACAACTCGGAAATAACACCTCAAAGAAGATGCAGATGATAGGGTCTATCTCTAAAGAAGCAGTGGATCAGATCACTGAACTTACCGAACGTGCTACGGAGATAGCTAAGTTCTCCAGGCTTATCGGTGACATCGCCAGTCAGACGAATCTTCTTGCCTTAAACGCTGCTATTGAGGCGGCACGGGCAGGAGAACATGGAAGAGGCTTTGCTGTGGTAGCTGGAGAAGTGAAATCTCTTGCCCTTGAATCACGTGAGGCAACCGGGAAGATAGGCGAAGTCATTGAAGGAATCGTCAGAAGTACTGAAAAGACCGCAGCATCCATCACGTCAGCTCACCAAGAGACGGTAAGTGAAATAGAGAACGTTAACAATACCATCGCTTCGTTGAACGGGATCGTCCTGACGATAGAGATGACAGTCACCAGCATCTCCGATATTTCAAAAGCGACTGATTCACAGGCAGAAGATACAACAATGGTAAACCAGGATATTCAAGATCTCTCACGCCTCATCAACGATGATGAGAAAGAAATGGACGAGCTCTCAGATCTGGCAGAAAAATCAAGTACATCAGCAGAGGAAATGGCAAGTGGGGCGACTGAAATATTGTCATTGGTCAAAGATCTTCAGGTAATGATCTCTCATTTTAAGATTTAA
- a CDS encoding HAMP domain-containing protein, with amino-acid sequence MVDDEQLRSFYDTFPIGLYRTSPEGYFLDLNSALIQLLGYPDRETLLAVPLLSLYYHPETRIKWMEMINHDGIVRNFETQLIKYDGTHIWVKNTGKAFFDESEVVRYYEGSIEDISERKQMEDDLKRSNEELQAKTVELIVKDEEARKNYQELLKKEQELLSIMERNNTILDAIPDIMFIISDEGEFLDSHIPELSSSSDQKDYVGKNIRTIGLSSKMIEVFQQKIAQTLMNKDLCQFEYEHILSGQRKYYEARLKILNEHQVLVIDRDITDRKEQDLKIKDAISQINTNMETLSTLNDQIRNPLTIISTLTDEIEKPIADKINQQVDAIDHIIDLLDQRMIRSEKIRNFLLKHYLIPIKQLTDVANRVSMGDLEADVEKISCEEIDELTDSFKRMINAFKIMEAINSQLQGDEEQSEKTLDFLMEHYVRPIQKLTEIAKQISMGDLNTEINVETRNSEIGELVESFRRLINAFKIMNAMNQEDIG; translated from the coding sequence ATGGTAGATGATGAACAGCTTAGATCATTTTATGACACATTCCCTATAGGCCTGTATCGGACCTCCCCGGAAGGCTATTTTCTGGATCTTAATTCTGCTTTAATACAACTCCTCGGCTATCCTGATCGGGAAACCCTGTTGGCAGTTCCGCTGCTTTCATTATACTATCATCCTGAAACACGGATAAAATGGATGGAGATGATAAACCATGATGGGATTGTACGTAATTTTGAGACACAACTCATCAAATATGATGGCACTCATATCTGGGTAAAAAATACCGGAAAAGCATTTTTTGATGAAAGCGAGGTAGTCAGATACTACGAAGGTAGTATTGAAGATATTTCTGAGCGGAAACAGATGGAAGATGACCTGAAACGGTCGAATGAAGAACTTCAAGCAAAAACTGTAGAATTAATTGTAAAAGATGAGGAAGCACGTAAAAATTATCAGGAATTACTCAAAAAAGAACAAGAACTACTTTCAATCATGGAACGAAATAACACTATTCTTGATGCTATACCTGATATCATGTTCATTATTTCTGATGAAGGTGAATTCCTTGACTCCCATATACCTGAACTATCATCTTCATCTGACCAAAAAGACTATGTCGGGAAAAACATCCGAACCATAGGTCTGTCTAGTAAAATGATTGAAGTATTTCAACAGAAGATCGCTCAAACCCTTATGAATAAGGATTTATGTCAATTTGAATATGAGCATATTCTGTCAGGACAAAGAAAATACTACGAAGCACGTCTCAAGATCCTGAATGAACACCAGGTACTTGTTATTGACCGGGATATTACAGATAGAAAGGAACAGGATTTAAAAATTAAGGATGCTATTTCTCAAATTAATACCAATATGGAAACCCTTTCTACATTGAACGATCAGATTCGAAATCCTCTCACCATTATTAGTACACTTACAGATGAGATAGAGAAACCTATTGCTGATAAAATAAATCAGCAGGTAGATGCTATTGATCATATTATCGATCTTCTCGATCAGAGAATGATAAGGTCAGAAAAGATCCGGAATTTTCTGTTGAAACATTATTTGATTCCCATTAAACAGTTAACCGATGTTGCAAACCGGGTAAGTATGGGAGATCTTGAAGCAGATGTAGAAAAGATCTCATGTGAAGAGATTGATGAGTTGACTGATTCATTCAAACGGATGATAAATGCGTTTAAAATTATGGAAGCCATTAATTCACAGTTACAGGGGGATGAGGAGCAATCAGAGAAGACCTTGGATTTTTTGATGGAACATTATGTAAGACCTATTCAAAAACTTACAGAAATTGCAAAGCAGATTAGTATGGGTGATTTAAATACCGAGATTAATGTTGAAACCCGGAATAGTGAAATTGGGGAATTGGTCGAGTCTTTCAGACGTTTAATTAATGCATTTAAGATCATGAATGCCATGAATCAGGAGGATATTGGATAA
- a CDS encoding ABC transporter substrate-binding protein yields the protein MSQSFNRSHIAEQKDSPDNEQSDVNHFSYLQTVSLFAILIILSIVIILTVFPIFITSPLPVPAIDNTTITCGVILPLSGDLGNIGTDILHGIEVATDEFNTGDTADGRKIILHIEDDQGDPNLSHSLFQEMQREGVPVVIGSYSTKLTLKMAEETKIVDSSVLLSPQANGEALYGISPRFYQINPPIFYLAEFIGKWVSFSSDRVAILYCDDEYGRSVMNNIASDLTNRSIPVSGKEPIRQDDTDYAALSHSILDSAPDTIILIVYDNRQIPIIRNLSEAGFRGQVILSESGLMNSLEKENSDVLSQFSLFTIDSYTNLVPGIQSEHFVSAYQKMFHQDPTRTLAGYGYDSMKVVTEALPSACDTHTITAETIRKGLDASRYYGVSGPKVFDSHHAAGPAQDRWVFRDGEFVLMTTSLV from the coding sequence ATGAGTCAATCATTCAACCGTTCTCATATAGCAGAGCAAAAAGATTCACCAGATAATGAGCAGAGTGATGTCAACCATTTTTCATATCTTCAAACGGTTTCTCTTTTCGCTATCCTCATCATTCTCTCCATCGTAATAATTCTCACCGTCTTCCCCATCTTCATCACCTCCCCACTTCCAGTCCCTGCTATAGATAATACTACAATCACCTGCGGAGTTATCCTCCCCCTGAGTGGAGATTTAGGCAATATCGGTACGGATATCCTACATGGCATTGAGGTCGCAACCGATGAGTTCAATACCGGAGATACAGCAGACGGGCGAAAAATTATACTTCATATAGAAGATGACCAGGGAGATCCAAACCTGTCACATTCACTTTTTCAGGAGATGCAACGTGAGGGAGTTCCTGTAGTTATCGGATCATATTCTACCAAACTCACGTTGAAGATGGCTGAAGAGACTAAAATAGTCGATAGTTCCGTTCTACTCTCTCCCCAGGCAAATGGAGAAGCATTATATGGGATCTCTCCCCGGTTTTATCAGATTAATCCACCAATTTTCTATCTGGCAGAATTTATTGGAAAATGGGTCTCATTTTCTTCAGATCGGGTTGCGATCCTGTACTGCGATGACGAGTATGGACGATCAGTCATGAACAATATTGCGTCAGATCTTACCAACCGATCTATTCCTGTCTCCGGAAAAGAGCCGATTCGTCAGGATGATACCGATTATGCTGCTCTATCTCATTCAATCCTGGATAGTGCTCCTGATACGATTATTCTCATTGTATATGATAATCGTCAGATCCCCATCATCAGGAATCTGTCAGAGGCAGGATTCCGTGGTCAGGTGATATTGTCTGAGTCCGGCCTTATGAACAGTCTGGAGAAGGAGAACTCTGATGTGCTCTCACAGTTTTCACTTTTCACGATAGATTCTTATACAAACCTGGTTCCCGGGATACAATCAGAACACTTTGTTTCCGCATATCAGAAGATGTTTCATCAGGATCCCACACGGACTCTTGCCGGATATGGATATGATTCCATGAAGGTTGTAACAGAGGCCCTGCCTTCTGCCTGTGATACTCATACGATAACAGCAGAGACCATCAGGAAAGGATTGGATGCCTCCCGGTATTACGGGGTTAGTGGCCCAAAAGTCTTCGATTCTCACCATGCTGCAGGTCCAGCCCAGGACAGGTGGGTATTCCGGGATGGAGAATTTGTTCTGATGACGACATCACTTGTGTAG
- a CDS encoding C13 family peptidase, with amino-acid sequence MAYVQFIKKTTILLILFCAISVCIPCVLSEEDGSLYIGVLLPLNGPEGQPLYNALLLSQNQINEGGGIGGRPVQLILRDTSTGDLMKYAEDLAKDPRVRVVIGPYSSDDLFAVADVFIKKQKVLISPSASSDEIYRAFAGTGSVWRTVSNDGDITSVLLQHIKQNRGKNVALLTINSTYGDTFYDWIPYWAIEYNITITGEEKYSTLDDIAGAVDRLCKLRPDYLIFVHSGSGSEIRSAIETLKELNSSTIPYFIYPTVDKEGQILLRPDAQDQHKLLESGLWNIHNISVLSTIIPDKTLMLMSKEWDPGFSKEYKISKYGQSDYAPEVYDALLVASGVMARITAYRQKSPMNAALSILTNESGDLMPRTEEGFQSAFKQIQQGLTPVFTGATGPLLFKSEGTDRREPWYGTYRMEDGKIVSDPVLHQNLTKSDNKSGLADNSTDISTALVQNISHGDFWAVIGAFSRDWTNYRHQADALTMYEYLKSQGVSDDHIILLIYDDIPADKKNTRPGEVYHKPGEEEVRKRAIPDYIGETVDKKTLTDVLFEKAESDGRPLLQSDENSTVLVYLSSHGAQGGDILFGNDSERITPEEFASIVDKMKEKKVFGRMLIVLESCFSGGIADSITTPGVIVMTASAQNETSKAASYDSALSTWLSDEFTTELISRLKNSDSSVTLRQLYQQIFYHVRSSHPTISMHNASLDIPAGLFFSGA; translated from the coding sequence ATGGCATACGTACAATTCATCAAAAAAACTACCATTCTTCTGATTCTCTTTTGTGCGATATCGGTATGTATTCCTTGTGTCCTTTCTGAAGAAGACGGGTCATTGTATATCGGAGTGCTTCTCCCTCTCAATGGACCTGAAGGACAACCGTTGTATAACGCCCTTTTGTTATCTCAGAATCAGATCAATGAAGGGGGAGGGATTGGTGGAAGACCGGTTCAGCTGATACTGCGGGATACCAGTACCGGGGATCTCATGAAATATGCTGAGGACCTTGCAAAGGATCCACGAGTCAGGGTTGTAATCGGACCGTATTCCTCTGATGATCTCTTTGCGGTTGCTGACGTATTTATTAAAAAACAGAAGGTGCTTATATCTCCGTCTGCATCATCTGATGAGATCTACCGGGCATTTGCAGGGACCGGTTCAGTCTGGAGAACGGTATCAAATGATGGTGATATTACTTCAGTGCTTCTCCAACATATCAAACAAAACAGGGGAAAAAATGTAGCCCTCCTTACCATAAACAGCACATATGGCGATACATTTTATGACTGGATCCCCTATTGGGCGATTGAATATAACATTACTATCACTGGCGAAGAAAAGTATTCAACACTGGATGATATTGCCGGGGCAGTAGACCGGCTATGTAAACTACGTCCTGATTACCTTATTTTTGTCCATTCGGGATCAGGGAGTGAGATACGATCTGCCATAGAAACTCTCAAAGAACTGAACTCTTCTACCATTCCGTATTTTATTTATCCTACTGTTGACAAAGAGGGACAGATCCTGCTGCGACCTGATGCACAAGATCAACACAAGCTCCTCGAATCAGGACTATGGAATATACACAATATCAGCGTTCTTTCAACTATAATTCCAGATAAAACCCTTATGCTCATGTCCAAAGAATGGGATCCGGGCTTTTCAAAAGAATATAAGATATCAAAATATGGTCAATCAGATTATGCTCCTGAGGTCTATGATGCCCTGCTGGTCGCATCCGGTGTCATGGCCCGTATTACTGCATATCGTCAAAAATCTCCCATGAATGCAGCATTATCTATCTTGACCAATGAATCAGGCGACCTCATGCCCAGAACAGAAGAGGGGTTTCAATCAGCATTCAAGCAGATTCAGCAAGGACTGACTCCGGTCTTTACCGGTGCAACCGGTCCACTCCTGTTCAAATCTGAAGGAACTGACCGGCGTGAACCCTGGTATGGAACCTATCGCATGGAAGACGGGAAGATAGTTTCAGATCCTGTCCTGCATCAGAACCTGACCAAATCAGATAATAAATCAGGTCTTGCCGATAATTCAACCGACATATCCACAGCTTTAGTCCAGAACATATCTCATGGTGATTTCTGGGCAGTGATAGGAGCATTTTCCCGGGACTGGACAAATTACCGGCATCAGGCTGATGCTCTGACCATGTATGAGTATTTGAAATCCCAGGGCGTTTCAGATGATCATATCATTCTCCTCATCTATGACGATATACCAGCAGACAAAAAAAATACCCGACCTGGCGAGGTATATCATAAACCAGGGGAAGAGGAGGTTCGGAAACGGGCTATTCCGGACTATATCGGTGAAACTGTCGATAAAAAGACACTGACGGATGTTCTTTTTGAAAAGGCTGAATCTGATGGAAGACCACTTCTTCAATCTGATGAAAATTCAACCGTGCTGGTATATCTTTCATCACATGGAGCTCAGGGAGGAGACATTTTATTTGGTAATGATAGTGAGCGGATTACACCTGAAGAGTTCGCTTCAATTGTAGACAAGATGAAAGAGAAGAAGGTTTTTGGGCGAATGCTCATTGTTCTTGAATCCTGTTTCAGCGGGGGTATTGCTGATTCAATAACAACACCGGGAGTCATTGTAATGACTGCTTCAGCACAGAATGAGACCTCAAAAGCTGCATCATATGACTCTGCACTTTCAACCTGGTTATCTGATGAATTCACTACAGAGCTCATCTCCAGACTCAAAAACTCTGATTCGTCTGTAACTCTTCGCCAGCTCTATCAGCAGATATTTTACCATGTCAGGTCATCGCATCCTACGATTTCTATGCACAATGCATCATTGGACATTCCGGCAGGACTCTTTTTTAGCGGAGCGTAA
- a CDS encoding HAMP domain-containing protein, whose product MKTTILTKLLVVMLILTLVPLGIMGYLALQDEKAIGMNAANNAQIMGDVAINDSSKALMDLGEKLITQKAIDTAAQAEIYIKANPTKTLSDLQNDTEFQKIAVQKLGDRGYVCTVEYNNITSIIRFHPNPNLINFDTAPFEAKYPSFWNVVEPTLNGTPHGGYYDWPDPDGVTRSKYMYIQPIGVPTADGVMLQTSATTYMEEFTVPSKQLEQKLNSSIQQTVKDIKIATESMSSSNTILLITIITMIIVIIIVFIMAMSISRPIKQLTEIADKVSMGDLQTKIDVHTNDEINDLAESFRRMINAFKMMVSMQEEEEEEK is encoded by the coding sequence ATGAAGACAACTATCTTAACAAAACTTCTTGTTGTAATGCTGATACTGACTTTGGTTCCTCTGGGAATCATGGGATATCTGGCTTTACAGGATGAGAAGGCTATTGGTATGAATGCCGCGAATAATGCCCAAATTATGGGTGACGTGGCAATTAATGACAGTTCAAAGGCTTTGATGGATCTTGGTGAAAAACTGATCACTCAAAAAGCCATAGATACTGCAGCCCAGGCAGAAATATATATCAAAGCGAATCCGACTAAAACTTTGAGTGATCTTCAAAACGACACAGAATTTCAAAAGATAGCGGTCCAGAAACTAGGAGACAGAGGATACGTTTGTACTGTCGAATATAACAATATAACTTCCATTATTCGGTTCCATCCGAATCCGAACTTAATAAATTTTGATACCGCTCCATTTGAAGCAAAATATCCGTCTTTTTGGAACGTAGTTGAACCAACATTAAATGGAACACCACATGGGGGATATTATGACTGGCCTGATCCGGATGGAGTTACCAGATCCAAATACATGTACATACAACCCATTGGAGTCCCAACTGCTGATGGAGTGATGTTACAAACATCTGCAACGACCTATATGGAAGAGTTTACTGTACCATCTAAGCAACTCGAACAAAAACTCAATTCTTCGATTCAGCAGACGGTAAAGGATATAAAAATTGCAACAGAAAGCATGAGTTCAAGTAATACGATTCTGCTGATCACAATTATCACCATGATCATCGTCATTATCATCGTGTTTATAATGGCCATGAGCATTTCCAGACCAATTAAGCAACTGACAGAGATTGCTGACAAAGTAAGTATGGGTGATCTTCAGACAAAAATTGATGTTCACACAAACGATGAGATTAATGATCTGGCAGAATCTTTCAGACGGATGATCAATGCTTTTAAAATGATGGTCTCTATGCAGGAAGAAGAGGAGGAAGAAAAATGA
- a CDS encoding solute carrier family 23 protein, whose product MPPPVPCFLLGLQHALLIATSFVFPLILIRASGMGTSDAGFFLSMTIMAVGIGTILQSLKGRYIGSGFLCPSFAALFFIPPSTAAYALGGLGLMSAMTATSGVIQVAISRFIGRLRFLFPPEVTGLVIIMAGISAIPFSIQSFLGLENLKAQFFLDDLFIATVTLGVIVIASIWGKGSMKLYPAFIGIIAGYITAFACGQIPASSIFTSLAFPLIEVPRPTFLSWTFDSSILLPFVIAAFAGVFKTIGNLTSCQKINDADWIRSDMENYSKGTLTEGVTNIICGAIGGLGQSTSSGNIGLSLATGATSRRIGIIAGIILVFLAIFPPVSAFFLIMPLPVIGAALIYSICYMVMTGMEVMMTRMLDTRRFFTIGISLVFGFGASTFSSVILPTEYSWLATILTSPLTLSTIIAILLTLVFRIGIRQYATIRIMPDDEDLADTVFSFIDKNARMWGARRDVATKAGSALLELMESGFSFEIFKQGVMVTLSFDEYNFDIHVEYQGDQISIPRDMPSHEELMEDPDSFLQLALALVRKHSDSLSVTRSGEINKVNVHFEH is encoded by the coding sequence ATACCACCGCCGGTTCCATGTTTTCTCCTAGGATTACAACACGCTCTTCTCATTGCAACCTCCTTTGTGTTTCCGCTCATTCTGATCAGGGCGTCAGGGATGGGGACCTCTGATGCCGGCTTCTTTCTCTCGATGACCATCATGGCTGTGGGGATCGGAACCATCCTCCAGTCACTGAAAGGACGATACATCGGGTCAGGATTTTTATGCCCTTCATTTGCAGCACTGTTTTTTATCCCACCGTCAACTGCTGCATATGCCCTCGGAGGACTTGGTCTCATGTCTGCCATGACTGCCACGAGCGGTGTGATCCAGGTTGCAATCTCGCGGTTCATCGGCAGGCTCAGGTTCCTGTTTCCTCCGGAGGTTACTGGTCTTGTCATCATCATGGCAGGGATATCTGCAATTCCCTTCTCGATTCAGAGTTTTCTTGGACTCGAGAATCTGAAGGCTCAATTCTTTCTAGATGACCTGTTTATTGCGACCGTTACCCTCGGGGTGATCGTCATTGCAAGTATCTGGGGGAAGGGATCGATGAAACTATATCCTGCATTTATCGGAATAATCGCCGGGTATATTACAGCGTTTGCATGCGGGCAGATCCCTGCATCATCGATCTTTACCTCGCTGGCATTTCCCCTGATAGAAGTACCAAGGCCAACCTTTCTCTCCTGGACGTTTGACTCCTCAATACTGCTTCCATTCGTTATAGCTGCATTTGCCGGAGTGTTTAAGACGATCGGAAATCTGACGTCCTGTCAGAAGATCAATGATGCAGACTGGATCCGGTCAGATATGGAGAACTACAGCAAGGGTACCCTTACCGAAGGGGTGACGAACATCATCTGCGGAGCTATCGGTGGCCTTGGTCAGAGCACTTCCTCCGGAAACATCGGGCTCTCACTTGCCACCGGTGCAACAAGTCGGAGGATTGGCATTATTGCAGGGATCATCCTTGTTTTTCTGGCTATCTTCCCACCGGTCTCTGCTTTTTTCCTGATCATGCCTCTTCCGGTGATCGGGGCTGCCCTCATCTATTCTATCTGTTACATGGTGATGACCGGGATGGAGGTGATGATGACAAGGATGTTGGATACCAGGCGGTTTTTTACAATTGGTATCTCGCTTGTCTTTGGATTTGGTGCAAGTACATTCTCCAGTGTGATTCTTCCGACAGAATACTCATGGCTCGCAACGATCCTGACGTCTCCCCTGACTCTCTCAACCATTATCGCAATCCTGCTCACTCTTGTGTTCAGGATCGGGATCAGGCAATATGCTACCATCAGGATCATGCCTGATGATGAGGATCTGGCTGATACGGTCTTTTCCTTTATTGATAAGAATGCCCGGATGTGGGGAGCCCGCCGGGATGTTGCAACAAAAGCCGGATCTGCCCTCCTCGAACTGATGGAGAGCGGCTTTTCGTTTGAGATCTTCAAACAAGGTGTAATGGTAACGCTTTCATTTGATGAGTATAACTTTGACATCCACGTCGAATACCAGGGAGACCAGATTAGTATTCCCCGGGATATGCCTTCCCATGAGGAACTGATGGAAGATCCGGATTCGTTTCTGCAACTTGCACTTGCACTGGTCAGAAAGCATTCTGATTCATTGAGTGTCACCCGGTCCGGGGAGATAAACAAGGTGAATGTTCATTTCGAGCATTAA